The following are encoded together in the Fusarium keratoplasticum isolate Fu6.1 chromosome 1, whole genome shotgun sequence genome:
- a CDS encoding Nitrogen permease regulator 3, with the protein MAVPSVTSDNFLAVALVVNRSRDGPAFVFHYPAHVQPASGSGPAPGAELEDIILERLSQQGYQDVADDDASLPKQARNPDDHFVTESGTQIVPWERVAGFPARDLAGILTPARPYHKRLFQLSLDPLYCVSYPIHVPENGKWKKPKKTARSKKLSTYTDDPAGLHEIDPLAPGKAPEQPVEEKEVKKEEGKDKDDEKRSSMTMFNLVFILNPSSNEVKDVVETLYDHIIKKVSKVFKYSQQHSEFVWKESKRILVAKDKAREERKKMSVLWREIIQSSSLAAAMHDIYEAVSQNKIAALHLDTAAGALTPSVQIPVPFYIDDLPQGEEGTQRGLWLTTANTFISQDALEEPGFLDRNFALLLTDDEKKIISELQADPDPTTASVVEFVRLSKPTQSFYQVGQSNILTLGQVRKYAQHFIFWRRAIAIPPLHAKDQYILSPNCDLSRLSLDTLEWQRAFPLAPPLPNFLAELSQTPRPYKQFSPSKAHRPTYLLMLAWLMRRGWVTQLCTFAYVVVWPEILYEVEYEMEAEEIRAAADVDSKSGSSTAAPGVPRTSESSEDHSGTDGSHVPTVAEQAAEKARLERIASKAQRDAAEKATAHARKVVPIVTAHPSVNDHPHLAGLTPHIILDAKKATGKESRYLSAIARRFNDEKLANSWQVMCKYFDGRCALERIALQEDMKRKLVWNTLTAMSEYLLCTRHW; encoded by the exons atggccgtgCCCAGCGTCACCAGCGACAACTTTCTCGccgtcgccctcgtcgtcaaccGCTCCCGCGACGGCCCGGCCTTTGTCTTCCACTACCCTGCCCATGTCCAGCCCGCCTCCGGATCCGGCCCCGCCCCTGGCGCTGAGCTCGAGgacatcatcctcgagcGCCTCTCCCAGCAGGGCTACCAGGAcgtcgccgacgacgacgcctCTCTGCCCAAGCAGGCCCGCAACCCAGATGACCACTTTGTCACCGAGTCTGGCACCCAGATTGTCCCCTGGGAGCGTGTTGCTGGCTTCCCCGCCCGTGATCTCGCTGGCATCTTGACACCCGCCCGCCCCTATCACAAGCGCCTCTTCCAGCTGTCCCTGGATCCCCTCTACTGCGTCTCCTATCCCATCCACGTCCCTGAGAATGGAAAGtggaagaagcccaagaagacggcTCGCTCCAAGAAGCTCTCCACATATACCGATGACCCTGCTGGCCTTCACGAAATTGACCCCCTGGCTCCTGGAAAAGCGCCAGAGCAGCccgttgaggagaaggaggttaagaaggaagagggcaaggacaaggacgatgAGAAGCGCAGTTCCATGACCATGTTTAACCTCGTCTTTATCCTCAATCCCAGCAGTaacgaggtcaaggatgttgttgagaCCCTCTACGACCACATCATCAAAAAAGTCAGCAAGGTTTTTAAGTATAGCCAGCAGCATAGCGAGTTCGTCTGGAAGGAATCAAAGCGAATTCTCGTTGCCAAGGATAAAGCACGAGAAGAGC GTAAAAAGATGAGTGTGTTATGGAGGGAAATCATACAGAGCTCATCCCTAGCTGCCGCCATGCACGACATTTACGAGGCAGTATCGCAGAACAAGATCGCGGCTCTCCATCTAGATACTGCAGCTGGCGCCCTTACCCCTTCGGTTCAGATCCCTGTTCCGTTCTACATCGATGATCTTCCCCAAGGCGAAGAAGGGACACAGCGCGGCCTATGGCTCACCACAGCAAACACCTTTATCAGCCaggatgccctcgaggaACCCGGTTTCCTAGACCGCAATTTTGCACTATTACTTACAgatgacgagaagaagatcattTCTGAGCTTCAGGCCGACCCAGATCCGACAACGGCTTCCGTAGTCGAGTTTGTGCGCTTATCTAAACCTACACAATC TTTCTATCAAGTTGGCCAGAGCAATATTCTCACTTTGGGCCAAGTTCGTAAATATGCACAgcacttcatcttctggcGTCGAGCCATCGCCATTCCCCCTCTACACGCCAAGGACCAGTACATCCTCTCCCCAAATTGTGATCTCTCCCGTCTCTCcctcgacaccctcgagTGGCAGCGAGCTTTCCCTCTTGCTCCGCCCCTCCCCAAtttcctcgccgagctcTCCCAGACCCCTCGTCCCTATAAACAATTCTCCCCCAGCAAGGCCCACCGGCCCACCTACCTCCTCATGCTGGCCTGGCTCATGCGTCGTGGCTGGGTCACCCAGCTTTGTACCTTTGCCTACGTCGTAGTCTGGCCAGAGATCCTCTACGAGGTTGAGTACGAgatggaggctgaggagatcCGTGCCGCCGCCGATGTCGATTCGAAATCTGGCTCCTCCACCGCCGCTCCAGGGGTGCCCCGCACCTCCGAGTCCTCCGAAGACCACTCCGGAACCGACGGCTCCCATGTCCCCACCGTCGCCGAGCAGGCCGCCGAGAAAGCCCGGCTCGAGCGTATCGCATCCAAGGCCCAGCGGGATGCTGCAGAAAAGGCTACTGCCCATGCCCGAAAGGTCGTTCCCATCGTCACGGCTCACCCCTCAGTCAACGACCACCCTCATCTAGCCGGCCTCACACCGCACATCATCCTTGATGCCAAAAAGGCCACCGGCAAGGAGTCGCGCTACCTTTCTGCTATTGCGCGCCGTTTCAATGACGAGAAGCTGGCAAACAGCTGGCAAGTCATGTGCAAGTATTTCGATGGCCGTTGCGCCCTCGAGCGCATAGCTCTGCAGGAGGACATGAAGCGCAAGCTGGTCTGGAACACCCTGACGGCCATGAGCGAGTATCTCCTCTGCACCCGTCACTGGTGA
- a CDS encoding BHLH domain-containing protein produces the protein MAQHGFNQFGNNPNGGSIDPNDLAMSGGYSPSFNNNFNSNSGSGANGYSSGSALFGDDELLDGLTGPPDNQSGMSGQGQDFSGLNMGFSQSAFSHRNSGMDQSHMNGYSNTPDGDPIQSPFNTGFTQYRQMQGHSLGTSLHSPLSYSGSPLTGDMNADANDPNYLNAKARARMSQQMQRKTSNSRSPMSPMTPKTATLHGMTIGSQESPGFGGQAMKSPNGQWINTPTGSIPASYNSGFSSPMQPGMNQINEVMMKGGTSMPAKLGVAPNAVSSQEMKRKRRRESHNLVERRRRDNINERIQDLSRLVPTHRLEDEKIRKLIQNGTPLSPTLTGISSPTQATSGLAGPGARRATGSTAGNITTGLPIEEKDKGPNKGDILNGAVSWTRDLMWMLHLKLQQQEEMMNTIAELGGHFPFELTEDERRMQTELMDAISKSENGTFSYSRTAGSGLRVPHHTDYRGESLTGLGGGVDPVSLSPDDNADLNDTNQFWHDPDDNGSGQASINFKEEDEYDMDLTQ, from the coding sequence ATGGCCCAGCACGGCTTCAATCAATTTGGGAACAACCCCAACGGGGGTAGCATCGACCCTAACGACCTCGCCATGTCGGGCGGCTACTCTccctccttcaacaacaacttcAACTCAAACTCGGGCAGCGGTGCCAACGGCTACTCGAGCGGTTCCGCCTTGTTTGGcgatgacgagcttcttgatggcctcaccGGCCCTCCCGATAACCAGTCTGGAATGTCCGGCCAAGGCCAGGACTTTTCAGGACTCAACATGGGCTTCTCCCAGAGTGCCTTTTCCCACCGCAACTCCGGAATGGACCAGTCGCACATGAACGGCTACTCAAATACCCCCGACGGAGATCCCATTCAAAGCCCTTTCAACACAGGCTTCACCCAGTACCGCCAAATGCAAGGTCACTCCCTGGGCACCTCGCTGCACTCGCCCTTGTCCTACTCAGGATCCCCTCTGACCGGCGACATGAACGCTGACGCCAATGATCCCAACTACCTGAATGCCAAGGCCAGGGCCCGAATGAGCCAGCAAATGCAGCGAAAGACATCCAACAGCCGCAGCCCCATGTCTCCGATGACTCCCAAGACTGCCACTCTCCACGGCATGACAATCGGATCGCAAGAGTCGCCAGGTTTCGGAGGTCAGGCCATGAAGTCGCCCAATGGCCAGTGGATCAACACCCCGACTGGAAGCATTCCGGCCTCTTACAACTccggcttctcctctcccatGCAGCCGGGCATGAACCAGATCAATGAGGTCATGATGAAGGGTGGAACCTCGATGCCCGCCAAGCTCGGTGTGGCTCCAAACGCAGTCTCGTCGCAAGAGATGAAGCGGAAACGACGCCGAGAGTCTCACAACCTCGTGGAGCGTCGCCGACGAGACAACATCAACGAGAGGATACAGGACCTCAGCAGACTGGTTCCCACACATCgtcttgaggatgagaagatCCGAAAGCTCATCCAGAATGGTACTCCCCTTTCACCCACGCTCACCGGCATTTCCAGCCCAACCCAAGCTACTTCGGGGCTCGCTGGACCGGGCGCACGGAGGGCCACTGGAAGCACGGCTGGTAATATCACAACGGGCCTGCccatcgaggagaaggacaagggccCCAACAAGGGTGACATCCTAAACGGCGCCGTCAGCTGGACCCGAGATCTTATGTGGATGCTTCATCTCAAGCTTCAAcagcaggaggagatgatgaacaCGATCGCCGAGCTTGGCGGTCATTTCCCTTTTGAGTTGACCGAGGATGAGCGACGTATGCAGACTGAACTGATggatgccatctccaagagtGAGAATGGTACCTTTTCTTACTCGCGGACAGCGGGATCTGGTCTGCGTGTGCCTCATCACACTGATTACCGAGGCGAGTCTCTCACTGGCTTGGGCGGAGGTGTCGACCCCGTAAGCCTCAGCCCAGACGACAACGCCGACCTGAACGATACCAACCAATTCTGGCATGACCCTGATGACAACGGCAGCGGTCAAGCCTCGATCAacttcaaggaggaggatgagtaCGACATGGATCTCACGCAGTAG